From the genome of Alkalimarinus coralli:
CAAATATCACTATGAAATACCGGTTCTTTTTCAGCCATTAAACCGCCCCCGTAAGAATCTTCATTCGCGCCCCCATCGGCGGTATTTCATCCCTGTCAACGATAACGTCTAACAGGCAAGGGCCTGGTCTACTTAAGATTTCAGGTATATCAAGCGCTTCAAGTTGAGCCATATTTTCAATACGATAAGACTCAATACCCATCGCTTCCCCCATCTGGGCAAAGTTAATATTGGGTAATTCATTACCGATTTTCTCAGCTCCACCAATCTTTTGGCCATGCCTTACCATGCCTAGCGCAGAGTCATTCAATACAACAAACAACAGGTTAAGATCTTCCTGTAGTGCCGTTGTAATTTCCTGCCCACTCATTAGCATGCTGCCATCACCTGTCACACAAACAACCGGGTTCTCTTTTGCCCCCGCAGCCATGCCCACCGACGAGCCAATGGCCCACCCCATGGAGGCGAAACCAATACCAATATGAAATAAACTCTTCTGAGGGTCAAAATCTAAAGGACGTTTACAGTTCCAATAGTGAATGCCCCATAAGAAACTATTACCACTATCTAAAGCCACTCGTGTGTTATCTGGGCATACGGCACTCATGTGGCTCATAAACCGCTGCGGCTTAACTGGGCCATCTGTACTAATGCACTTATCGCGCTTTTCTATACTTATAAACTTGGGTAGCCCCATGTCATCTTGTAATGGAAGGATTTCCTTTTTATTGGGGCGGTCTCTAAGCAGGTTTGCAAATGGCTTAAGCATTAGCTCTAAAGAACCTAACACACACAGTTTTGCCATAAATGAGCGGCTCAGGTGCTCAGAATTACCTGACAAGTGTATGAGCCTTTCAGACATAATTGCGCTTTCATCCCAACCACTGGTCGATACCTCATCCAGAGCAGTTCCAACTACCACCACCCGCTCTGCATTTTCGGGTTGTAATGCCTCATGTGCACTTTCATGTCCGGCAAAACCAAACACGCCTCGATATTGCGGGTGAAAGCTATTGACCAGCCCTTTTGCTCTTGGCGTGGTCACAAACAGCCAGTTTCTAGATTCAACCAAGGCCAGTATTTCATTTATTGCACCAGCAGCACCTTCACCAATAACAACTGTCACTTTTTCTTTGGTTGCTAACTCTTTGAGCACCAGTTGCAGTGCGTGCTGACTAGGCACAACCTCATGGTTAATAAACGCACGCATAGCGCCATTTATACGGTGCTCTTCTACCTTAGCTCTCATCACATCCAGCGGTATACTCAAGTGAACAGGCCCTGGCCGGTTACTAGTGGCATAACTTATAGCCTGAAGTAACTTAGACTCAAGTTGGGCGGAATGCGAGACTAAAGTGTTAAACCGAGTGCAGTGCTCAAACATCTCTAGCGTATTAATACCTGTACATGAGGCATCTTGAAGAGAGCCCATACCAAACTTTTCTATGGATGTTTGTGCTGATATAACAAGCATTGGTATTCCATCTGCGTAAGCGGACGCAACACCTGTAATTAAATTAGTTGCCCCAGGGCCTGCAGTTGCGCAACAAACCCCTATTTTTCCTGTCTCACGGGCATAGCCATCTGCCATAAACGCCGCGCCCGTTTCGTGTCTTGCGATTATTGCCTTAGGGCCGCCTTTCCGTTCGCTCCTTGCCAGGGCGTTATAAAGAGGCTCTATACTTCCTCCAGGAACCCCAAAGACGTATTCGACACCTAAACGCTCAAGATAATTAAGTATTAAATCACCGTTTTCAATCATCGCTCGCACCTATATAAAAATAATTTGGCGCCTTTTTATAGTTTTAGAGTATTTAAAGATACAGGTCAGTTGTAAACGAATGTCAAACGCCCGTTTGAACAGAACTAGTTCACACATGCCATGCCAACTTCATCACACTCAAATTACACATTTTACATTTGGAGGAAAATTTTAAGGTGCCCTGATTTCAACAGGAGGGCATCTTTTTGAACACAAAAGATCTGTTTTAAAAAACTTATTATCAGTAGGTTATGAAACACAATTTTACATTGAGATTACAGCTGTTCTCTGATTACGAAGGGAGTTAAAGAACTGCTATAAAGTCTATTTATTGGGGAAACTCAAAATGAGTCTATAAAGTGGGGGCTAAAATAAGGCGCTACACAAATAGAGCATTTTGGGTAGAAATATTACTAAATCCGGATGATTCGCTACATCAATAACGCATTTATAGTTTTTGCTCTTTATCTAGGACAATCTTCCTTGATTCCAGTCGTACCTCCTTTCATCACGGCTACGAAAGCCTCTACTATGCGCCACTGTAGCTTTGGTACAGCGAAGCGGAATCAGGGGTTGATCTGGAACTAAATAGAGCGTTTAAGAGGCGTTTGAAAAGAGCCTTTGGCTTCATCCCAAAGCTCATCAAGCTCATCTAACGTGACCTCTCCAAGCACTTTACCTTGCTGGTGCAGTGCTTTTTCGATGAACTGAAACCGGTTAATAAACTTCTGATTGGTGGCTCTAAGGGCGGTGTCTGAGTTTACCTTGATGAAACGTGCTAGATTGACGCAGCAAAAAAGCACATCCCCCATCTCTTCCATAATGTGTTTCTGCTGCATTGGTGCGTCACTTTCCGGGTGTGCCAGCGCTTCTTTGAGCTCATCCAGCTCTTCTTGTATTTTATCAAACACAGGCTCAATTGAAGGCCAGTCGAACGCATAATGAGCAGCACGTTTCTGTAGTTTTTCTGCCCGTGCCAATGACGGTAGATTTGTGGGTATATCATCTAAAACACTGCGAAATGATGACTCTCGCCGGGTCGACTCCAATGCCAGCAACGCATCTTTTTTTGCTTTTAGTGCCCGCTCTTCGGCTTTAATGCGCTCCCAATTTTGTTTTATCTCTGCTTCTGAGATGCTCTCACCCTCCCCCAACTCGCTTTGTAAGGTTCCATCAGGGAATACGTGAGGATGACGGCGCACCAGTTTGGCCACCAGATTCGAGACAATATCTGAAAAATCAAAATGAGACGCTTCCTTGCCCATTTGAGCATAGAAAATGACTTGAAACAGTAAGTCTCCTAACTCATCTTTAAGGTGATCATAGTCTTTTCTCTCAATGGCATCAGCCACTTCATACGCCTCTTCAAGGGTATGAGGGAGTATCGAGTCAAATGTCTGTTTAATATCCCATGGGCAGCCTTTTTCAGGGTCCCGCAGGCGGTTCATTAGATAAAGAAGGTCTTCGATGTTGTAGTCTTTACTCATGAACCTTGTTCCTAACTGTCTCGTTTACGACGTGCTTCAATAACGTTCGGTAGTTGTTTGATTTTGGATAACAGCCGCCCCAGGCTATCAAGGCTGTTAATCTCTACTTTTAGCACCAGCGTCGCGGTGCTATTCATCCGGTCGGTATAGGTGTTCATACCAATAACATTAACACGCTCGTTGGCGAGGATGATGGTTACATCCCGTATCAGGCCTTCCCGATCATAAGCTTGTATTTCTATATCAACTGCGTAGGTGGATTCCGATTTTTTACCCCAGGAAACCTCGATAATTCTATTCGGGTCTTTATCTTGAAGTTGCAGCAGGTTGATACAGTCGTCCCGATGAATGGAAACGCCCCGGCCCACAGTGATATAGCCTGTTATAGCGTCGCCAGGGACAGGCTGACAACATTGGGCAACGGTGGTCATTAACTTACCAACCCCTCTGATCTGAATATCCGAGTCGGCTGGCTTATCGTCCTGATAAACATTGAGTTGTAAGCTCAGTTGCTCTTCTTGAGGCTCAATAAGCTTTTGTGCGACATTGGCAACATGAGTCGCACGCAAATCACCCGCACCAACTGCGGCAAACATGTCTGCTGCGCTTTTGTAATTCACCTTCTCTGCCAGCTCGTTTAGCTCAATATCACCAATAGAGAGCCGCTTAAACTCATCTTCCAGAATGGCACGACCATCAATAATATTCTGATCACGATTTTGCTCTTTAAACCAGTGTGCAACTTTGGCTCTGGCACGGGAGGTCTGTATATATCCCAGCCCGCTATTGAGCCAGTCACGGCTCGGTGCGGGGTTGTTTGAAGTCAGTATACTCACCTGCTCACCCGTCTTAAGTGGGTAAGTCAGCGGGACAATACGACCATTAACCTTGGCGCCACGACAGCTATGCCCTACCTCGGTGTGTACCCGGTATGCAAAGTCGACCGGGGTGGCCCCTTGCCTGAGATCTACCACATGGCCTTCGGGTGTAAACACGTAAACCCTGTCGGTACTGGCCTCAGTTGAAAGCTGATCAACCAGGCCTGAAACATCGCCGATCTCCTCTTGCCACTCCAGCACCTGCCTCAACCAGTTTATTTTGTCTTCATAACCGCTCGACTTGTTCTTAACGTCTGTGCCTTTGTATAACCAGTGCGCGCAGACCCCTAGCTCAGCCTCTTCATGCATATCATGGGTTCGAATCTGCACTTCCATGACTTTACCATGCGGCCCGACCACTGCGGTATGCAACGAACGGTAGCCATTGCCCTTGGGGTTGGCAATATAGTCATCAAATTCGTGCGGTATATGGCGCCATAAAGAGTGGACGATGCCTAACACCGCGTAACAGTCTCTTACCTTTGGCACTAAAATGCGGAACGCCCGAATATCGTATATTTGTGAAAAGTCCAGATTCTTTCTGCGCATCTTTCGCCAAATGCTGTAAATGTGCTTCGATCTTCCGGTAATTTCGGACTTTATCCCAAATCTTGAAACTTCTTGCTGTAAGGTGTCGAGCACCTCACGAATAAATTCATCCCGGTCAACTCGGCGCTCACGCAATTGCTTGGCTATTTTTTTATAGGCGGTATCGTGGAGGTACCTGAATGAGAGGTCTTCAAGCTCCCACTTAATATGACCTATCCCCAAACGGTGGGCTAGAGGTGCGTATATATCGAAGACTTCGCGGGCCACTCGTTGTCTTTTCTCTGGCTGGGCATTTTTCACCGCCCGGATTGCGCAAGTTCGCTCTGCCAGCTTAATCAGCACCACACGAACATCATCAATCATGGTCACCAGCATTTTACGAACGTTATCAAGCTGCCCCTGATTTTGACCCAATACCGACCCTTTGTAGGGTGTGTGGATTGCAGATATGGCGGCCATTTGCTGCACACCGTCTATTAGCTTGGCAACATCCTCTCCAAACTTTTCTTTAACACTCGCATTTGAGAGGCGTTCTTCTCTGACTGCGCGATAGAGAATTGCGGCCACCATTGATTCCTGGTCGAGGTTTAACTCCGCCAGAATTTGAGCCATTTCAAGGCCCGTTTGAAAACTATTGTGCCCCTTGGCCCAGAGGCGGTCTTCCCTTACAGCTTCCTGCTCAATTTCAAGGCTTAACTCACAGGCCTCCCGAACGACCTCAATATCATCTAGTTTAACTAGCTCTGAGAAGTGTTGAATCCAGCGTTCGATGTCAACATTACCTTCTTCCGAAATATGATGATCTTCTCTAACCTTAACCATACCTAGTCCAAGCGTTAGTACGCAAATAATCGGAATTTTGCTCTGTTATGGCACATATTCCGATACCGTTATTTTTCGAATAGAGCGATTGATTCAACATGCGTGGTATGAGGGAACATATCCATAACCCCCACCTTGACCATTCGGTAACCATGCTCAACCAAGACCCCTGCATCCCGCGCCAGTGTCGCGGGGTTACATGAAACATATACAATTCTCTTTGCACCAAACTTAGGCAAATATCGAACCACTTCAAAGGCCCCCGAACGAGGCGGATCGATTAATATCTTGTCGAAACCTTCTTTCGCCCATTCAGCACGGGTGAAGTCCAAATGTAGATCTGCCCCGCAAAACGTTATGTTGGTGAAGTTATTGTCGCGGGCATTCTCTCGCCCTCGTACAACCATCGCCTCATCACCCTCTACGCCAATGACTTCACGGGCTTTTCGAGCCAAAGGCAGGGTAAAGTTCCCTAACCCACAAAAAAGATCAAGCACTCTGTCTTCAGTGGATACCGCTAACCATTCAACGGCTCGACTCACCATTTGGCTATTTATATCGGCATTCACCTGGGTAAAGTCCAAAGGGTGGAAGCTCATCTTCAGGTCAAATTCATTTAAACGGTAGGATAAACGTTGCTCTCCACTTACCGGATAGATTCTGTGCGCCGATTCAGGGCCTTTTGGTTGAAGATAGATATGAAGTTGGTGCGACTCGCCAAAATGAGTCAGTTTTTCTACATCTGCATCACTGAGAGGGTTTATATTACGGAAAACCAGGGCGAGATCTGAATCACCCGCAGCCACTTCAATATGTGTAATATCGCGACGCCCAGCCAACCCTCGAACCAATTCGCGGATAGCATTAATATGGCGACCAATGCGCTCATCCATAACCATACACTGGTTAATATCGGTAATTGACCCACTGCGTTTTTCGCGGAAGCCAATCAGCATTTCATCTCGACGGCCGACATAGCGGACACCCAATCGGGCCTTTCGGCGATATCCTTCTGAAGGGCCTGTCATTGGCTCAAGGAATGACGTAGCAGTGATTTCGCCAAAATGACGAAGCTGTCCTTCCAAAACAGACTGTTTAAACGCTATTTGTGCTTCGGGTTCAATATACTGCAAGCTGCATCCGCCACAAAGCGGCGCATGGGGGCAAGGGGGTTTAACGCGGTCATCAGAGGCAACAAGTATCTCTTCTGCTTTTAGTTCGTCAAATTTACTGCGCGTATTGGTGTAGCGCGCACGCACCGTTTCACCAACCAACGCGCCTTCTACAAATTGGGTTTTGCCATTAAGGCGAGCAACGCCACGCCCGTCGTGCGTCAGAGAATCAATGGTCAACTCAACTAACCCAGAAGGTACTTTTTTCTTTTTTTGTTGAGGTCTTCTTGCCATTAATCGTTACAGCCTTGGCTACGCGGTGCCTTGAATGATTCAGCACAAAAGTAAGTGTGATACTGCTTTTTAACCAAGCAGAATACGCGATTTTGAGGACAATGACCGCTGCAAATTTGTAACAAGTACCTTTAGTCAAAAGCTGGTTCCCCGCATTCGCGAGGATGACATGTAGGCTTAATGATATATCGATGTAGCAGCCTTGATATTCACTCTCACCATTTTAAACCTGTCATTCCCGCGAACAAGGTGAATTGCTCTGCAAGAGAGAGCACCCTGGGGTGGGCGGGAATCCACTATGCCAAAAAACCAAAACCTTGGTTCCCCGCATTCGCGAGGATGACATAGCGTTTTAACAACCTTTATATGTAAACCGGGACGTCATTATTGATTAAACACCCCTGTAGAAAGGTATCGGTCTCCTCGGTCACAGATAATGGCGACGATTACTGCATTTTCAACCCTTTGCGATAAACGAAGCGCACCAGCAACTGCCCCACCGGAAGAGACGCCACAAAAAATCCCCTCTTGCTGAGCCAGGTCTTTCATGGTTTTTTCTGCTTCTTCCTGCCCCATATCGATGGTCTGATCAACCGCAGACGCATCAAAGATACGGGGCATATAGGCTTCCGGCCAACGCCTGATACCAGGAATAGATGCACCTTCACTGGGCTGCAAGCCAACAATTTCTACGCTGGGGTTTTGCTCCTTAAGGTAACGAGAGGTTCCCATAATGGTGCCGGTTGTCCCCATAGAGCTGACGAAATGGGTGATGGTTCCGCCGGTTTGCTGCCAGATTTCTGGCCCTGTCGTCTGGTAGTGAGCGAGCAAGTTATCCTCATTAGAAAACTGGTCAAGCACTTTACCTTTGCCTTCCGCCTGCATCTGTTGAGCCAGGTCGCGCGCCCCCTCCATGCTCTGCTCTTTGGTAACAGTGATTATGTCAGCGCCATAGGCCGACATTGATGCCCGCCGCTCTTCGCTCATATTTTCAGGCATGATCAAAACCATTTTATAGCCTTTGATCGCGGCGGCCATTGCCAGGGCTATGCCGGTATTGCCACTGGTGGCTTCAATAAGCGTGTCACCGGGTTTTATTTCACCACGTTGTTCTGCTGCCTGTATCATGTTCAATGCAGGCCTGTCTTTAACCGACCCCGCAGGGTTATTACCTTCCAGCTTAACCAGTATCGTATTAGTGGTTTTACCGGGTAGTCGCTGTAATCGAACGAGCGGCGTATTACCAACATAGGACTCTATAGTAGGGAATTCCATGAATGATCTCTAAGAAATGCTAACTGATATAAAAATAATGATGACGCTTATGGTAGACTGCCCGAACGTCTATAAGTTCGATACTGGCATTGGCCTACATGTACTTTGACGAGTACTTTCCCAGCGTTGGCTAACGCACTAATATACGTGCTCTCACTTTAAACGTGTAGCTAAACATATAGCATTGATTTTGATATTTATATAACGTTTAGAAATAAGTCATTTTACACTCAGCATTGCAGGGCTTCCAATGAGAAAATGGGGAGTTAAAACACGGGTCATGGTATTGGCACTTTTCCCTGCCATCACCATCGCACTTTTACTGGGCGTTGTGTTTACCCACACTCAGATCAGCAGCATACATAACCTGCTACATGAGCGAGGGCTGTCATTAGGCCGACAGCTTGCAACGGCGAGTGAATATGGCGTTTTTACCAGCAATCGCCCTCTGCTTTTAAGCCTGACTAATGCAACGCTTGAAGAAAAAGATGTCCGCGCTATAAAAATTATGGATAGCTTTAATCGAAGCCTGGTTCACTCTGGTCCTAAGATGCTATCGACTATTAATCCGGCCAAACTCCCCTCTGACCGGGTCGTGATTGAAGAAACCGAAAGCTCAACCCTATTTATTACCCCAATTAAACTGCAAACGCCTATTGTCGACGAACTGTTGGATGTTGATACGCCTCCACCTGTCAATGGCGAAAGCCAAAGCATTGTCGGCTGGGTGGCGCTTGAGCTATCCCATGCCAATTCAACCGTCGCCAAGTACCAGACGTTAATGACCAGTGGGCTGATTATTGTACTTGGCATACTGATCAACTGGTTCATTGCACTGAGAATGACCCGCGGCGTTATTCGACCAATAGAAGAAGTGACCCGTGCGGTTACCGATATAAAGGAAGGCAAGCTCGACACCCGCGTATATAGCGGCGGGGGGCAAGAGCTGCAACTGTTGGAAGCAGGTATTAACTCAATGGCGGAAACATTGAGCAAAGCCCACAACGAAATGCAGCACAATATTGACCAGGCAACTGAAGACCTGCGGGAAACACTCGAAACTATTGAAATTCAGAATATCGAACTCGATATTGCTCGAAAAGAAGCACTGGAAGCGAGCCGCATTAAATCAAAATTTTAGCCAACATGAGCCATGAGATACGTACGCCACTTAATGGCATTCTCGGGTTTACCAACCTGCTAATGAAAGGTCACCTGTCACAACACCAGAAAGATCACCTGACCACCATAAAAAAGTCATCTGAAATTCTGCTCACCATTATCAACGACATTTTAGATTTCTCGAAAATTGAAGCAGGCAAGCTGGTTCTTGACCGTACACCGCTAAAACTGAGAGAAATTATCGAAGATGTAATGACCATGCTGGCACCTACAGCCCATAGCAAAGGACTTGATCTGGTACCGCTAATCTACAGTGATGTGCCAAATAATATTTTGGGTGACCCGCTTAGAATCAAACAGATCATCACAAATCTGGTCAACAACGCCATCAAGTTTACCCAAAGCGGTGAAGTGGTCTTACGCGCGATGCTTGAGGAGCAGAAAGACAGTAGCATTACCGTTAAAATAAGCGTTTCCGATACCGGGGTCGGCCTCTCCCGCGTTCAGCAACAGTCTCTGTTCAATGCGTTTGCTCAAGCTGACGCTTCGACAGCGCGTCAATATGGCGGAACAGGTTTGGGCCTGGTTATTTCCAAGCGCCTGATTGAGGAGATGGGTGGTGAGATTGGACTAGATAGTGAGCTAGGCAAAGGATCTATTTTCTGGTTTACCCTAACAACCGAAATCGCAGCCAATGCCAGTCCTGATCCGAAGCTTGAATCTCTATCCGGTGAACGAATTATCTACATGGAAAGCCAGGCAACCACAGGGCTGGCCGTTCAGCATATGCTGAGTAATCTGGGCGTTCACGTTAAACAGGTTGACTCGCCAGTGGCGCTTATTAAAGGCGTGATAGAAGCCCAGGAGCAGCGCAAGGGGTTCGCCGCTGCAATTGTGGGCATTAACCGGCATTTGATGGCTTCAAATCAGTATAAACAGCTATTAAGCGAGCTTGAGTACAACCGGGGCTGTCGGACACTGCTACTGACCCCCACTCTGGATCATCATCAACACCCTATTCTGGATATGGTCAGCGCACACCTGACCAAGCCCATAATCTACCAACGACTATACGGCATACTTAACAAGCTGATTAACGGTGATGTTGCTGAGCCACTGCTTAACGGGCCATACGATGATGCGCCGTTTATAGACGCAACTGCAACCTCAGGCAATTCAGCATTGCAGCTGCCAAGTCCAGACCAGCAACCCAGTGCAAATACGCCAGTACCGACAATTTTGGCAGTAGACGATAACGACGCAAACCTGAAACTGGTTGAAGTATTGATCAAGGAACTTGGCATTAATGTCGTTACAGCGGCCAGTGGTTTTGAAGCACTGACTAAGTGGAAGCTACAAAAGTTTGACCTGATATTTATGGACGTCCAAATGCCGGGAATGGACGGTATTGAGACCACGGAGAAAATTCGGGGCCATGAAAAGAGCGGACAGCGTATCCCCATTATTGCCCTTACTGCCCACGCACTGGCAGAAGAAAAGAAAACGCTGTTGAATAAAGGCTTTGATGACTACCTGACCAAGCCAATTAGCGAACAACAGCTACAAGATGTTATTTATCACCGCACGGGCTACAAGGCCTCAAATCAAAGTGCGTCCGACGTCTTTGAACCTGTCCCGCAACCTATCAGACCATCAACTCGGGCGCGACAAGCCTCTTGCGTTGACATTGCCCTTTGCATAAAACTCGCTGCCGGTAAAAACGACTTGGCCGAAGAGCTTTTCAGCATGCTGCTTGAACATTTAGTCTCCGACATTGAAGCCATACAGACACTCTACGAAGATGGTGATCATGAGGCATTATTGGAGCGAGTGC
Proteins encoded in this window:
- a CDS encoding thiamine pyrophosphate-binding protein — its product is MIENGDLILNYLERLGVEYVFGVPGGSIEPLYNALARSERKGGPKAIIARHETGAAFMADGYARETGKIGVCCATAGPGATNLITGVASAYADGIPMLVISAQTSIEKFGMGSLQDASCTGINTLEMFEHCTRFNTLVSHSAQLESKLLQAISYATSNRPGPVHLSIPLDVMRAKVEEHRINGAMRAFINHEVVPSQHALQLVLKELATKEKVTVVIGEGAAGAINEILALVESRNWLFVTTPRAKGLVNSFHPQYRGVFGFAGHESAHEALQPENAERVVVVGTALDEVSTSGWDESAIMSERLIHLSGNSEHLSRSFMAKLCVLGSLELMLKPFANLLRDRPNKKEILPLQDDMGLPKFISIEKRDKCISTDGPVKPQRFMSHMSAVCPDNTRVALDSGNSFLWGIHYWNCKRPLDFDPQKSLFHIGIGFASMGWAIGSSVGMAAGAKENPVVCVTGDGSMLMSGQEITTALQEDLNLLFVVLNDSALGMVRHGQKIGGAEKIGNELPNINFAQMGEAMGIESYRIENMAQLEALDIPEILSRPGPCLLDVIVDRDEIPPMGARMKILTGAV
- the mazG gene encoding nucleoside triphosphate pyrophosphohydrolase, producing the protein MSKDYNIEDLLYLMNRLRDPEKGCPWDIKQTFDSILPHTLEEAYEVADAIERKDYDHLKDELGDLLFQVIFYAQMGKEASHFDFSDIVSNLVAKLVRRHPHVFPDGTLQSELGEGESISEAEIKQNWERIKAEERALKAKKDALLALESTRRESSFRSVLDDIPTNLPSLARAEKLQKRAAHYAFDWPSIEPVFDKIQEELDELKEALAHPESDAPMQQKHIMEEMGDVLFCCVNLARFIKVNSDTALRATNQKFINRFQFIEKALHQQGKVLGEVTLDELDELWDEAKGSFQTPLKRSI
- the relA gene encoding GTP diphosphokinase; amino-acid sequence: MVKVREDHHISEEGNVDIERWIQHFSELVKLDDIEVVREACELSLEIEQEAVREDRLWAKGHNSFQTGLEMAQILAELNLDQESMVAAILYRAVREERLSNASVKEKFGEDVAKLIDGVQQMAAISAIHTPYKGSVLGQNQGQLDNVRKMLVTMIDDVRVVLIKLAERTCAIRAVKNAQPEKRQRVAREVFDIYAPLAHRLGIGHIKWELEDLSFRYLHDTAYKKIAKQLRERRVDRDEFIREVLDTLQQEVSRFGIKSEITGRSKHIYSIWRKMRRKNLDFSQIYDIRAFRILVPKVRDCYAVLGIVHSLWRHIPHEFDDYIANPKGNGYRSLHTAVVGPHGKVMEVQIRTHDMHEEAELGVCAHWLYKGTDVKNKSSGYEDKINWLRQVLEWQEEIGDVSGLVDQLSTEASTDRVYVFTPEGHVVDLRQGATPVDFAYRVHTEVGHSCRGAKVNGRIVPLTYPLKTGEQVSILTSNNPAPSRDWLNSGLGYIQTSRARAKVAHWFKEQNRDQNIIDGRAILEDEFKRLSIGDIELNELAEKVNYKSAADMFAAVGAGDLRATHVANVAQKLIEPQEEQLSLQLNVYQDDKPADSDIQIRGVGKLMTTVAQCCQPVPGDAITGYITVGRGVSIHRDDCINLLQLQDKDPNRIIEVSWGKKSESTYAVDIEIQAYDREGLIRDVTIILANERVNVIGMNTYTDRMNSTATLVLKVEINSLDSLGRLLSKIKQLPNVIEARRKRDS
- the rlmD gene encoding 23S rRNA (uracil(1939)-C(5))-methyltransferase RlmD — protein: MARRPQQKKKKVPSGLVELTIDSLTHDGRGVARLNGKTQFVEGALVGETVRARYTNTRSKFDELKAEEILVASDDRVKPPCPHAPLCGGCSLQYIEPEAQIAFKQSVLEGQLRHFGEITATSFLEPMTGPSEGYRRKARLGVRYVGRRDEMLIGFREKRSGSITDINQCMVMDERIGRHINAIRELVRGLAGRRDITHIEVAAGDSDLALVFRNINPLSDADVEKLTHFGESHQLHIYLQPKGPESAHRIYPVSGEQRLSYRLNEFDLKMSFHPLDFTQVNADINSQMVSRAVEWLAVSTEDRVLDLFCGLGNFTLPLARKAREVIGVEGDEAMVVRGRENARDNNFTNITFCGADLHLDFTRAEWAKEGFDKILIDPPRSGAFEVVRYLPKFGAKRIVYVSCNPATLARDAGVLVEHGYRMVKVGVMDMFPHTTHVESIALFEK
- the cysM gene encoding cysteine synthase CysM gives rise to the protein MEFPTIESYVGNTPLVRLQRLPGKTTNTILVKLEGNNPAGSVKDRPALNMIQAAEQRGEIKPGDTLIEATSGNTGIALAMAAAIKGYKMVLIMPENMSEERRASMSAYGADIITVTKEQSMEGARDLAQQMQAEGKGKVLDQFSNEDNLLAHYQTTGPEIWQQTGGTITHFVSSMGTTGTIMGTSRYLKEQNPSVEIVGLQPSEGASIPGIRRWPEAYMPRIFDASAVDQTIDMGQEEAEKTMKDLAQQEGIFCGVSSGGAVAGALRLSQRVENAVIVAIICDRGDRYLSTGVFNQ
- a CDS encoding HAMP domain-containing protein, whose amino-acid sequence is MRKWGVKTRVMVLALFPAITIALLLGVVFTHTQISSIHNLLHERGLSLGRQLATASEYGVFTSNRPLLLSLTNATLEEKDVRAIKIMDSFNRSLVHSGPKMLSTINPAKLPSDRVVIEETESSTLFITPIKLQTPIVDELLDVDTPPPVNGESQSIVGWVALELSHANSTVAKYQTLMTSGLIIVLGILINWFIALRMTRGVIRPIEEVTRAVTDIKEGKLDTRVYSGGGQELQLLEAGINSMAETLSKAHNEMQHNIDQATEDLRETLETIEIQNIELDIARKEALEASRIKSKF
- a CDS encoding response regulator gives rise to the protein MSHEIRTPLNGILGFTNLLMKGHLSQHQKDHLTTIKKSSEILLTIINDILDFSKIEAGKLVLDRTPLKLREIIEDVMTMLAPTAHSKGLDLVPLIYSDVPNNILGDPLRIKQIITNLVNNAIKFTQSGEVVLRAMLEEQKDSSITVKISVSDTGVGLSRVQQQSLFNAFAQADASTARQYGGTGLGLVISKRLIEEMGGEIGLDSELGKGSIFWFTLTTEIAANASPDPKLESLSGERIIYMESQATTGLAVQHMLSNLGVHVKQVDSPVALIKGVIEAQEQRKGFAAAIVGINRHLMASNQYKQLLSELEYNRGCRTLLLTPTLDHHQHPILDMVSAHLTKPIIYQRLYGILNKLINGDVAEPLLNGPYDDAPFIDATATSGNSALQLPSPDQQPSANTPVPTILAVDDNDANLKLVEVLIKELGINVVTAASGFEALTKWKLQKFDLIFMDVQMPGMDGIETTEKIRGHEKSGQRIPIIALTAHALAEEKKTLLNKGFDDYLTKPISEQQLQDVIYHRTGYKASNQSASDVFEPVPQPIRPSTRARQASCVDIALCIKLAAGKNDLAEELFSMLLEHLVSDIEAIQTLYEDGDHEALLERVHKLHGATRYCGVPELQAAAEKMETTLKRKNGDLEARYEDLIEAIEQVQRWAEYNNWQSALRDYSVDSATQ